One Pirellulales bacterium genomic region harbors:
- a CDS encoding ATP-dependent Clp protease proteolytic subunit, whose product MESSPIVPDQFLSAVSPKLNYRDYQRQRMLTLGDLLLENRIILLQGEIFDGNASEVVMKLLYLQSENRRKDIHFYINSPGGSVTATMAVYDTMQILSCPVATYCVGLAASGGAVLLAGGSKGKRYALAHAKVMIHQPYGQVGGQVSDIEIQADEILKTREALNHILAHHTGQPIERIAKDTDRDRYLTAPEAKEYGLVDEVLTKPPALTDEEDAK is encoded by the coding sequence ATGGAATCTAGCCCGATTGTTCCCGATCAATTTCTTTCCGCAGTCAGCCCGAAGCTCAACTACCGCGATTATCAGCGGCAGCGAATGCTTACGCTGGGCGATTTGCTGTTGGAAAACCGCATCATTCTGCTGCAGGGAGAAATTTTCGACGGCAACGCCAGCGAAGTGGTAATGAAGCTGTTGTATTTGCAGAGCGAAAATCGCCGCAAAGACATCCACTTTTACATCAATTCGCCCGGTGGCAGCGTCACCGCCACCATGGCTGTGTACGACACCATGCAAATTCTGTCCTGCCCCGTGGCCACTTATTGCGTGGGCCTGGCCGCCAGTGGTGGAGCTGTGTTGCTGGCCGGCGGCAGCAAAGGGAAGCGCTACGCCTTGGCGCACGCCAAAGTGATGATCCACCAACCTTACGGCCAAGTCGGCGGACAAGTTTCGGACATCGAAATTCAGGCCGACGAAATCCTCAAAACTCGCGAGGCGCTCAATCACATTTTGGCCCATCATACCGGCCAGCCGATCGAGCGCATCGCCAAAGATACCGACCGCGACCGTTACCTCACCGCCCCGGAAGCCAAAGAATACGGCCTGGTGGACGAAGTGTTGACCAAACCGCCCGCGCTAACCGACGAGGAGGATGCGAAATGA
- the tig gene encoding trigger factor — MADTETPDAPDAEAAERPRLNLEVKIDAPSACQRHVTVKIPHEDVERYFDEAFGELMPEAQVPGFRAGRAPRKLVEHRFRKEVKDQVKSNLLLDSMSQLSDEQKLAAISEPDVDLSAVEVPDEGPMTFEFNIEVRPDFDLPQWKGLSLERPTRDFTDKDVDAQMQRMLTQRGRLIPHSGAAQPGDYVVVNITFQDGDNVISKTEEQTLCIRPTLSFRDGKVEKFDKLMTGAKAGETKTGKVKLSDNVQNEALRGKTIAAAFEVLEVKKLELPELTPAFLEELGNFKSEDDLRTALRDELQRQLEYHQQQRARQQITQALVASANWELPPELLKRQGRRELERAVLELRRSGFNDDQIRAHENELRQNSMVSTARALKEHFILERIAEEEKIEDQPQDYESEIRLIAAQSGESVRRVRAQLEKRGLMDILRNQIIERKTIDLVLKHAKFKDVPFKPESLETEAVDEAAGGEETEEAIPEAKQAGEAEPLHEPKERV; from the coding sequence ATGGCGGATACCGAAACCCCCGACGCACCAGACGCCGAAGCTGCGGAGCGCCCGCGGCTGAATTTGGAAGTAAAAATCGACGCGCCCAGCGCGTGCCAGCGTCACGTGACGGTGAAAATTCCGCACGAAGATGTGGAGCGTTATTTCGACGAAGCCTTTGGCGAATTGATGCCGGAGGCGCAAGTGCCTGGTTTCCGCGCCGGGCGCGCTCCACGGAAATTGGTGGAGCACCGCTTCCGCAAGGAAGTGAAAGACCAGGTGAAAAGCAATTTGCTGCTGGACAGCATGTCGCAACTAAGCGACGAGCAAAAACTGGCCGCCATTAGCGAGCCGGACGTTGATCTATCGGCCGTCGAAGTTCCCGATGAAGGGCCGATGACTTTTGAATTCAACATTGAAGTGCGGCCCGATTTCGACCTGCCGCAATGGAAAGGCTTGAGCCTTGAACGGCCCACGCGAGATTTCACCGACAAAGATGTCGACGCCCAAATGCAACGCATGCTGACCCAGCGCGGCCGGCTGATTCCGCATAGCGGCGCCGCCCAGCCGGGCGATTATGTGGTGGTGAACATCACGTTCCAAGACGGCGACAACGTGATTTCGAAGACGGAAGAGCAAACGCTGTGCATCCGGCCGACGCTCAGTTTCCGCGACGGAAAAGTCGAAAAGTTCGACAAACTGATGACCGGCGCCAAGGCGGGCGAAACCAAAACCGGAAAAGTGAAGCTTTCCGACAACGTGCAGAACGAGGCGCTGCGCGGCAAGACCATTGCCGCCGCCTTTGAAGTTTTGGAAGTGAAAAAGCTGGAACTGCCCGAGCTTACCCCCGCCTTCCTGGAAGAGCTGGGCAATTTCAAATCGGAAGATGATTTGCGCACCGCCTTGCGCGACGAATTGCAGCGGCAGTTGGAATACCACCAACAGCAACGGGCTCGGCAGCAAATTACCCAGGCCTTGGTAGCCAGCGCCAATTGGGAACTGCCGCCGGAGTTGCTCAAACGGCAAGGACGGCGCGAGCTGGAACGGGCCGTGTTGGAGCTGCGCCGCAGCGGATTTAACGACGATCAAATTCGGGCTCACGAAAACGAGCTGCGTCAAAACAGCATGGTTTCCACCGCGCGGGCCTTGAAGGAGCACTTCATTTTGGAGCGGATTGCGGAAGAGGAAAAAATCGAGGACCAGCCGCAAGATTACGAGAGCGAAATCCGGTTGATTGCCGCCCAAAGCGGCGAAAGCGTCCGCCGGGTGCGGGCGCAACTGGAAAAGCGCGGCCTGATGGATATTCTGCGCAACCAAATTATCGAGCGTAAAACCATCGATTTGGTTTTGAAGCACGCTAAATTCAAGGATGTGCCGTTTAAGCCGGAATCGTTGGAAACGGAAGCCGTCGATGAAGCGGCCGGCGGCGAGGAAACCGAGGAAGCTATTCCCGAAGCCAAACAGGCAGGCGAGGCGGAGCCTCTACACGAACCGAAGGAGCGTGTATAG
- a CDS encoding FHA domain-containing protein produces the protein MQAKLVVLQPETQPNEYDVTLPVTIGRGREAKLKLVHALVSRLHCELFVDHGQMMVRDLSSLNGTSVGGRRVETAPLMSGDLLTVGSVILRVMYGDEMAAEMLSATPFRQGNVMVAAVDTISLEDTCRAAHLPDEDDDFSELYDEGDDY, from the coding sequence ATGCAAGCAAAACTTGTGGTGCTCCAGCCTGAGACCCAGCCCAACGAATACGACGTAACTTTACCCGTCACCATTGGCCGGGGGCGCGAAGCCAAGCTGAAGTTAGTGCATGCTCTGGTGAGTCGCCTGCATTGCGAATTGTTCGTCGATCATGGCCAGATGATGGTCCGTGACTTGAGTTCGCTCAACGGCACCTCCGTAGGCGGTCGCCGTGTCGAAACGGCGCCGCTAATGTCCGGCGACCTGCTGACTGTCGGCTCGGTCATTCTCCGCGTGATGTACGGAGACGAAATGGCGGCGGAGATGCTTTCGGCAACACCCTTCCGGCAGGGCAATGTGATGGTGGCGGCCGTCGACACCATTTCGCTGGAAGATACTTGTCGGGCTGCGCATCTTCCGGACGAAGACGACGACTTCAGCGAGTTGTACGACGAAGGGGACGATTATTAG
- a CDS encoding ASCH domain-containing protein, producing MLLFKKKFLDAIRQGRKTQTVRLWKWRKMKPGQRSYIPGAGYVQIAAVDEVALAVLTDEDARLDGFDSAAALRHEIEQLYPQQLAAGHRAFRIRFTLLPPEVQRQMREEKQQKKRIQKIPQG from the coding sequence GTGCTGCTCTTCAAAAAAAAATTTCTGGACGCCATTCGCCAAGGACGGAAAACGCAAACCGTCCGCTTGTGGAAGTGGCGCAAAATGAAGCCCGGCCAACGCAGCTACATTCCCGGGGCCGGCTACGTCCAAATTGCGGCGGTCGATGAAGTCGCTTTAGCGGTGCTGACCGATGAAGATGCCCGCTTGGACGGCTTCGATTCCGCCGCCGCCCTGCGGCACGAAATTGAGCAGCTGTATCCGCAACAACTAGCCGCCGGCCACCGCGCCTTCCGCATCCGCTTCACCCTGCTGCCGCCAGAAGTGCAACGGCAAATGCGAGAGGAGAAACAACAAAAGAAACGGATACAAAAAATACCACAGGGATAA
- a CDS encoding DUF2442 domain-containing protein: MKSKKLGKNISAVEVTNVSKHGFWLLLQEKEHFVAFDQFPWFRDVSIGQLTNVQLPSLHHLYWPELDIDLAVESLSNPEKFPLVSGQSNKRRSK; this comes from the coding sequence ATGAAATCCAAAAAGCTTGGAAAAAACATTTCGGCGGTTGAAGTCACCAATGTTTCCAAGCATGGATTCTGGCTACTGCTGCAAGAAAAAGAACATTTTGTTGCGTTTGATCAATTTCCCTGGTTCCGTGACGTTTCGATCGGGCAACTAACCAACGTGCAACTTCCCAGTCTGCACCATCTTTATTGGCCGGAACTCGACATCGATTTGGCCGTAGAATCGCTCAGCAATCCAGAAAAATTTCCGCTGGTGAGTGGACAAAGTAACAAGCGGCGAAGCAAATAG